From Candidatus Nanohalococcus occultus:
AACCACGCTCGGACGCTCCATGGGAGAGCTACGTCAGATGATCGATCACGCGGACACGCCGAATGAGAAGATCGGAGTGTGTATCGATACCTGCCACGCACACGCAGCCGGATACGAGCTTAGAGAACAGGAAGGATTCGAAGACTTCCTCCAGGAGATCAAAGAAGACGTAGGGCTTGAAAGAATCAAGGTTCTACATTTAAACGATTCAAAGGACGAGAAGGGAAGCGAAAAGGACAACCACGAACACATCGGCGATGGAAACATAGGCGAAGACGGATTCCGAAATGTTGTCAACGCTGAAGAGTTCGAAAAGCTTCCAATGGTTCTGGAAACTCCTACAAGCAACGGAAAGAGCTACAAGGAGAATCTGGAGAAAATTAAAGAGCTGAAGAGGTAAAACCTCTCTCATTATTTTTTCTATCTGAAGGCAACTCCTTTTTAAAACTCGCAGCGGTTTTAATGTATTATAGGCCTATCACAGGCTTTTTCTCCAGTAACTGGAGGTTTGACATTAATGACAGAAATTCACAGTTCACAGAGAGTTGGCGTCTTCGTAGACGTCCAAAACTTATACTACAGCGCAAAAAATCTATATGAAGCAAAGGTAGACTTTGAGAAGCTCTTAAACGCAGCGGTTATGAACCGCGATTTGGTAAGGGCCTCAGCCTACGTTATCAAGGGCGATACCCCGGGGGAAAATGATTTCTTCGAAGCACTTCGCGGTATTGGTTACGAAGTCCACGTTAAGGAGCTAAAGGAGTTCTACGGTGGAGCCAAGAAAGGCGACTGGGATCTCGGCATGACTGTTGATATGATCCAGCAGGCCAAGAACTTGGATACCGTTGTT
This genomic window contains:
- a CDS encoding NYN domain-containing protein — encoded protein: MTEIHSSQRVGVFVDVQNLYYSAKNLYEAKVDFEKLLNAAVMNRDLVRASAYVIKGDTPGENDFFEALRGIGYEVHVKELKEFYGGAKKGDWDLGMTVDMIQQAKNLDTVVLVTGDGDFAVLVDHLKSMGCRVEVMSFGKSSAKELREASDNFIDMDDKPNKFLVDK